A single Cryomorphaceae bacterium DNA region contains:
- a CDS encoding heavy-metal-associated domain-containing protein, translating to MRKVLLSGIITASLALFAACGQQASTEAVASEEVSTEVVAASVELSVDGMMCSHGCVSTIEKALGNTEGVSYASVNFDESSAKVEFDSEEISEDEIIEVINGLHDGIYTAKLASWDGSEEEAVEGESKKNCDPSKCDPSKCTSEMKEACVKAGKTDCAKACSAKMKEA from the coding sequence ATGAGAAAGGTACTTTTGTCAGGAATCATCACCGCGAGTTTGGCGCTTTTTGCCGCCTGCGGACAGCAAGCGTCAACGGAGGCAGTAGCTTCTGAAGAGGTCAGCACCGAAGTGGTAGCGGCCAGCGTTGAGTTAAGCGTTGATGGTATGATGTGCTCGCACGGATGTGTCAGCACCATTGAAAAAGCCTTGGGCAACACAGAGGGAGTGTCCTATGCCAGTGTCAATTTTGACGAAAGCTCGGCTAAAGTAGAGTTCGATTCGGAAGAGATTTCCGAAGACGAAATCATCGAAGTGATCAACGGATTGCACGATGGAATCTACACGGCCAAATTGGCTTCATGGGACGGATCGGAAGAGGAAGCTGTTGAAGGAGAGAGCAAGAAGAATTGCGACCCTTCCAAATGCGACCCTTCCAAATGTACTTCTGAAATGAAAGAAGCCTGCGTGAAAGCGGGGAAAACCGACTGCGCTAAAGCCTGCTCGGCGAAAATGAAAGAAGCCTGA
- a CDS encoding DMT family transporter has protein sequence MRNRFDSTAGHWLILILLAIIWGSSFILMKKGLAVYSFDQVGGLRMTFAFVFIGLLGFQYYKYFQWKYALPLFLVGALGNGIPAFLFSKAETRLDSSIVGILNSLVPLFVVLIGIIWFGLKTHLLQVIGILLGLVGAAILMWPTDSFEGAQYWYYGFYAVVATVFYAISTNIIKFQLHDLKSLAITVLAFSFVGPIALIYVLTTDLSIRVQEPGAYGAMGYIAILGIIGTAVAVWIFNGLIKMTTPIFAASVTYLIPIVAIAWGVIDGEQLLPRHFIGVAAILSGVYLVNGIKPKGSKSSSPSE, from the coding sequence ATGCGCAATCGCTTTGATTCAACAGCCGGACATTGGCTAATTCTCATCCTTCTCGCCATCATATGGGGGAGCTCATTCATCCTGATGAAGAAGGGCCTAGCGGTCTATTCCTTTGACCAGGTGGGCGGGCTGCGCATGACCTTCGCCTTTGTCTTTATAGGCCTGCTCGGTTTTCAATACTACAAGTACTTCCAGTGGAAATACGCTCTACCACTTTTCTTGGTCGGCGCTCTTGGAAATGGCATTCCCGCCTTCCTCTTCAGCAAGGCCGAAACACGGCTCGACAGTTCCATCGTCGGCATTCTAAACTCCCTGGTTCCCCTCTTCGTCGTCTTGATCGGAATAATCTGGTTTGGGCTCAAAACGCACCTCCTCCAAGTCATCGGTATTCTGCTCGGATTGGTCGGCGCGGCAATCTTGATGTGGCCGACGGACTCTTTTGAAGGAGCCCAGTACTGGTACTACGGGTTCTACGCTGTTGTAGCCACGGTTTTCTACGCCATCAGCACCAACATCATCAAGTTCCAATTACATGACCTTAAATCCTTGGCGATCACAGTTCTCGCCTTCAGTTTTGTTGGACCCATCGCCCTCATTTACGTTTTGACGACAGACTTAAGCATTAGAGTTCAGGAGCCAGGCGCCTACGGCGCGATGGGCTACATCGCCATCCTGGGCATTATCGGAACGGCCGTTGCCGTTTGGATCTTCAATGGGCTCATCAAAATGACCACGCCCATTTTTGCGGCCTCCGTCACCTACCTCATTCCCATCGTTGCCATCGCCTGGGGCGTGATTGACGGTGAACAGCTGCTCCCCCGCCACTTCATCGGTGTGGCAGCAATCCTAAGTGGTGTTTATTTGGTCAATGGAATTAAACCGAAGGGGTCCAAATCGTCTTCGCCGTCTGAATAA
- a CDS encoding cation transporter: MELNLEIEGMSCMHCARTVQSALESVPGVERADVSWERGKAVVEGNEVSKDRLVEAVAETEAYHIVSE, from the coding sequence ATGGAACTGAACTTGGAGATTGAAGGAATGAGCTGCATGCATTGCGCACGAACAGTTCAGTCCGCTTTAGAGAGCGTTCCGGGTGTGGAACGCGCTGATGTGAGCTGGGAACGTGGAAAAGCCGTGGTTGAAGGAAATGAGGTTTCCAAAGATCGATTGGTCGAAGCGGTGGCCGAAACCGAAGCCTACCACATCGTTTCAGAATAA